The region ATTTCATGGTACTTGAATCAAAACCATCAAAGCGAGGACCCACGTGCCTCCCAAGACGTTGACTTATTATGGGCCAAGCAAACCACGTGACCGTGTTCTGCCCCGTTAGCCAGCGTGAGTGGCTTTGCCAGCCTGCAAAAGGCGGCCCTGGGAAAGCATCGGGGAGGAAGCAGGCTCGTCCCCGAGGTGCGAGGAGGGTAGCAGCTGGGGGTTGTTCCCTGAGCAAACAGCGCTGGAGGTTACAAGGATGCATGGGGCGCAAGACACCTGGATCTCCCCTCCGGCCCAGCGAGGGCTTGCTTCGTTCAGCCGCTCGTGCCAGCTCCCCAGCTGGGGTAGAAATGCCTCCCTTGGAAACGGCCTCTGCAGGGGTGCAGATCTCGGAGCAGACGGCCCGCTGTGCCCCTGGATCAGGGTGCCGGTGGCAACGAGCCACGACCCGGGGCTGGCTccgagctgctcccggcccgCGCCTCCGCGGCCGCTGGGTTTGGGCACGCGGAAGCCCTGGCAAACCCGAGTCGGGCCGGGGCGGAGAGGCGGTTCCTGAAGCATTTCATCTAGCACCGTGCCCGGGAAAAGCTGGTTAGTGctttaataataaataacaacagTGATAAATAGTGTCTGAGGCTCCTGCAGCGCTCTGCAGCGGGTGTCCTCAGGGGAACTTGGGAGGTATAAACGGTCCGCGGAAAAGCTCCCGTTTCGGGGAGGGCAGCCTGAAGGGCCGGGGATCAGCGCTGCAGGACAGCCCCGTTCCCAGGGCCGTTCGAGGAGGTGAACGGCCTGTTTCTCACGTTTTAATCCCCGCTTTGCGGGCGTCGGAGCCGCCTCGGAGAGGCTctcgcccgccgcctgcccgctcgCCGCCTTCGAGGGCTGGCGGCTCGCTTCGGGAGCCGGCTGCGTTTCTGCCCGGAGCGGGAACGAGACCCGTTTTGAGCCAACGGCGGAAGGAAAGCGTTGCCACCTGGCTGCCCGCGACCTGACGGCGAGGAACAGCCTGAAAGTAAGCCGGCGTCGACGCGGGGGGAATCCCTCAGCCAGCACGCCGCGGAGCCTAGCGCCGATTTAGCCGAATCAAAGGGAATACGTTTTGCGCCCCCTCCACCCCAAGCGGGTCCCAAACACATGAAGGGTTTCGGTGGAGGGCGACGGTGCCCGACTGGGGGGGCGGGCAGAGCCGTCACCCTCGGAAATAACCCGCGCGGGCCCCCCGCGTCCCTCCCGTCGTctcggggcgggcaggcggcctcCGAATTCGCCGCGGCCGGGGGAATCGAGGCAGGCGTCGAGGCAAAAGCCGCCGGGGAGCCCGGCCTCGCCGGCGTTTCGAACGACGGCCTCCGGcgccaagggaagggaagggaccctccgcccccccggcggggcgACGGCGACCGATGGGGTGCACCCGGGCAAGGGCCCTgccgcgcggcggcgcccgcttCTCCGAGGAAGAGGAGCGAGGGCGCTCGGACGTCGCGTcctccggccccgctgcgccccggcctcccctcccgctccctgcctgcctctccagCAAGGTTTTTCTACCGCGAAGCCCTCTAGCTGCAACACCAGTgtacaaagggttttttttttcttttttttttttttttgttacaaaaacagaaaagcaagaatttcctccctctttttcacccttgttccttcctctcttttcttcccccccccttttttttttctctttttcgtAACATTATCCACAAAAGTTTACAAAACGGCTTTGACGTTACACTTGTGGGATCCAACTGACTCTCGCTGGCGGAGATCCGCCGGCTCCGCAGCGCGGCCGCTCGCCGATTGAGAGACGGGTCGTCAGGATCGGTTCTGCCTCTGTTGCCCAAGtcgcctccttcccctccgccggCCAGCGAGCGACAGAGCTGTGCGAAGGCAGCTGGGGGCGGGTTTGTGGCTCGTTATCTGTGACtgctcaaaaatgaaaaaaaggagaaaaaaaaaaccctccctcccacccccaaaatccAGGACATGTATCCCAaagggaaaggcttttttttttttttaaatatatttccaaaacGGGGACTGTCCAGCAAGGAGCTGACACTGCAGGGTGTCGTACCCGTGCCGTGGGGAGAGGAGTGATCTGCCGATCATCCGTATGGCTGTTCGAAGGCTCAGGGCATCGCTCCCGGCGCCCCTCTCGGGGCTGACGCCGGCCCCTCCGTCCCGGCAGGGGCCTCTGAGCCGCGCGCGGGTCCGGACGCTGCCGGAGACCCGGGAGAGGGCAGGGCCACGAAAAGGCTCTGCAAGCCGCAAGCTGGCTCTGCTCTTCCTATCTGCAGCACTGCTTTGATAGTCCTCTGTTTGcttgaaatctctctttttttttttgtcttttttttttttttttttggtaaagaaaaaaagtttctcccctccctcccacccactcTGAACCGTCCCACGGCTGGCCCTTCCAACGCATCGGCATTCACGAGTCCAGGGGGGTCGCTTGCACCTCCACGGCGAGGAGcttctccccacgctgcccctgACCCCAGTGCTGGATGAAGGGTGGGTAGACAACGCGCACCGAGGAAACACCCGGGCTGCACGCTGCGCAGCGCGGGAGCAGCTCCACGCTGCTCCTGGACTCCGCACCAAAGGAGCCGAAGCCATAGTGACCTATGAGgctggcagagagcagcaagaCGCAGACAACCAGCATTGTCAGGATGCTCTGCCTGCCCTCCAGGAACCGGTAGCTGGCCTCTTTAGTCCTGGCATTCACGCAAGCCACCTTGGCCTGCAAGTCTATAAAGGCCACATGGAGGCAGACCCAGTACTCAGTGTCCTGGTGGAGCCGAGTGATGTTGTACGTGTGGGTCCCCATAGGGATCCGGGCCACGTTGGTCATGTCCAAGTTAGAGCTAAGCAAGAAGCTGGACCAGGTGAGGTTAGAGGAGATAGTGTTGAGATGCGGCTTCCAGGCAACCAGAATATGGTAGGCCTGGATCTCCATCACCACCAGCTCCAGGCTGTCCTCACTGAGTGGGAAGGAGCTGTTGACCATCACACTGATGCTCTTGGTGTCTGCGCCAAGGAGGTTGTGAGCCACGCAGGTGTACAGCCCAGCCTCCTGAGCAGAGATCCTGTGAATCTCCAGTGTCCCTTCGGGGTGCACTTTATACCGCCCATCTTCCACATAGGGCATCAGCTTAACCCCTGAAGGGGTGACCCAGTAGATCTCTGGTTCTGGCTCTGCCAGAGCTCGGCAGTGCAAGGAGATATTCTCACTGTCTGCAACCTCGAGGAGAGAGGGGAAGCTTTTGGCAGAGATGAGAGGTAGGCACCGGTCCGTCATCTCCCGGAAGGGGACATCTCGGATGTGCCTCCTCTTTAAGTCTGGGGGCTCAGCACACAGGGTGGACTGGGGTTCAATGAAGCGGATGTGGTTCTCGGTGCTGTTGACCCAACGGATGACGCAGTCACAGCGGATGGGGTTGCTGTGGATGCTGATCTCCTGCAGGTTGGGCAGGGACTCAACTGTCTGCTTATGCAAGGCACTTAAGGCATTGTTATTAAGCATGAGAGTTTCCATTTGAGGAAGGTGGTGGAATGCACTGGGATGGATAAAGGACAGCTTGGGGTTGTTGGTCATGTCTAGTTTGGTCAGCTCAGGGAGGTTGATCAAGGCAAATTTGTCTATGGAAACCAACTCTTCCATGTTGTTAAGCCCCAGCTCTTTGAGGTGCAGCATGTTCATGAAGTCACTTTGCTTAACCCTCTGCAATGGGTTTTTATTCAAATCCAGGAACTTGAGGCCTGGAACTTGCTGCAATGCCCGCTTGGGGACATTCACAAGCTTGTTGTCATAgaaagaaaggctctccaggctcCGCAGGCCTTCTAGCGCATAGTCCGATATCTCCCTCAGGTTCATCCCAGCCAAGACCAAGCTCCGCAGGTTTGACAGGGGCCTGAAATTCATATCCAGGATAGCATCCACCTTGTTGCCTCCAATCATGAGGATCTCCAGATTGGGGAGCATCTGAAACCAACGGCTGTCAACTGTTCTCAGCAGATTGGAGTTGAGGTGGAGCCGGAGCAGGCTGCCAAGGCCAGAGAAGGCCCGGGGAGAGATCCTGCATAGCTGATTGTGGTTTAGATATAGCTCCTGCAGGTTACCCAGGCCAGGGAAACTGTTGTCAGGCAGCTCAGCCAGCTGGTTCTCCTCTAGGTGCAGGCTGAGCAGCTGGGGCATGTTCTTCAGTCTAAAGTCCCAGACATCAGAGAAGCTGTTCTGTGACAGGTCCAGCTCTGACAGGTTTTTGAGATAATCCAGCTCTCTCTGCTCAAGCCTGGCAATGTTGTTGCTTTGCAAAAGCAGGGTCTGCGTCCCCTCTGGCAAGTTTTCAGGCACCGCAGAGATGAATAAGTCGTTGCAGTCCACCGTGGCAGCCTCCCGGTAGACGGAGCGGGGAGTGTACCATGGCCTGATCTGGCAGACGCACTGCAGCGGGCACTTGACCTTCCAGGGCACAATGGGGATGGCGGTGGCAGCTACCACGCAGAGGAGAAGCAAGCTTGTTTGGAAGCATCTCATtttcagctggaaagagcagcttCCCTCCAGGCGGGAAACGTTCGTGGGGCACATCAAGAACAAGGTACTGAGCAACAGCAGGATGTAAACGACGTCCACAGGAAAATATTCCCCGTGCAAAACCCCGTGCACCATTCAGTCCCTGCTTCCAGCAGGGCTACAGCCCCCACTGACagctgccctgcctggccctcccTGCCGAAGGGGTCATAATATGCCAGACAGAGGCTTGTTGCTCCTTTAATTAgaacttctcctttttttcctccccaaatgaTTCATTTTTGCACTTTGCTGCAATTTTCAGGTTGCTCCTGAAGGTCATTCCTGAAAGAGGCCAGACAACAAGCTATGTTAGAGGAGACCTCGTGCACATGGCAAACAAGCATGTCAGAGAGAATAAATGAGCATGGGGAGGGCTGCTGAGGCAATCAAAGCCCTGCACATGGGAGCTCCACCGCCCTGCAACAGACTAACGCGTCCATTTAACATGTTTCATACTCATAGCGTTAAACGTTCCCTGCCAGCCCAAGAGCTCGGGGTGTCATCCCAACCTTTGCTCTCTACAGCCATTGAGCGGGGAGAGGAAGAAACGTCCCTGCAGGCAGGCTGCCTCCTAGCTGCCTCTTGCAGGATTTTGGCACAGCTTTTTTGGCTGGCCCATTCTGGCCCAGCCAGGGCTGGAGGGCCTATTTGCTATTATTTGCTGCCCCACAGAGCATGGGGCCAGGAGACCTGGGGCAGCTCAGACAGCCCAGCAGACCGGGACCTGCATTTACTGCCTCTGCGTCCCTCTGCACTTGCAACCGCTTCCTAAGCTTCATCCAGCTCCGCGCTGGAGCAGACACAGCCTGACCCACATGCTCATACTCTGCATACAAGCACCTCACAGGTTAGTAAATCCAGGTGAAGGTCTTACAATCTCCAGTTCCTGTTTGCTTTGGACAGGGAAATAATTATCTGCAGCCCCACACAGATCAATCTCATCCTTTTTAGTGTGAACACTAGTCAAGCAGTGAAAAACTAAAGCTTGTTTTCCTTTGACTTTGCCCCTCACAGTCAGCCAGGCTAGCTGTACTTTTCTCTCTTCAAACACAGATTCCCATTTTCTGATAAGGCTTCTGGTTATTGCAGCCACCGCCAGATTTTTCCTGTGCAAAGGGCTACTGTGATCACATCCGCAACCAGAAGGATCTGAaaccccccccacacctgcccctgAGCAAACTTAGACCTCAAGGTTTAAAATAGCAGATGCTGGAGaagcaggtggcccagagagctGGCAGCGAGCAGAAAAGCAAGTTTCTCAGGAAGGAGCAGACAGGCACACTTACAGCCCCCAgcgcagcggggctgcagcacccagagcagcACAAGGATTCAGCAGAGCTGAAACATTTCCAGAGCTCACAGCTCAGAGACTGGTCTGTGGTCCCTC is a window of Struthio camelus isolate bStrCam1 chromosome 24, bStrCam1.hap1, whole genome shotgun sequence DNA encoding:
- the LRRN2 gene encoding leucine-rich repeat neuronal protein 2, which encodes MVHGVLHGEYFPVDVVYILLLLSTLFLMCPTNVSRLEGSCSFQLKMRCFQTSLLLLCVVAATAIPIVPWKVKCPLQCVCQIRPWYTPRSVYREAATVDCNDLFISAVPENLPEGTQTLLLQSNNIARLEQRELDYLKNLSELDLSQNSFSDVWDFRLKNMPQLLSLHLEENQLAELPDNSFPGLGNLQELYLNHNQLCRISPRAFSGLGSLLRLHLNSNLLRTVDSRWFQMLPNLEILMIGGNKVDAILDMNFRPLSNLRSLVLAGMNLREISDYALEGLRSLESLSFYDNKLVNVPKRALQQVPGLKFLDLNKNPLQRVKQSDFMNMLHLKELGLNNMEELVSIDKFALINLPELTKLDMTNNPKLSFIHPSAFHHLPQMETLMLNNNALSALHKQTVESLPNLQEISIHSNPIRCDCVIRWVNSTENHIRFIEPQSTLCAEPPDLKRRHIRDVPFREMTDRCLPLISAKSFPSLLEVADSENISLHCRALAEPEPEIYWVTPSGVKLMPYVEDGRYKVHPEGTLEIHRISAQEAGLYTCVAHNLLGADTKSISVMVNSSFPLSEDSLELVVMEIQAYHILVAWKPHLNTISSNLTWSSFLLSSNLDMTNVARIPMGTHTYNITRLHQDTEYWVCLHVAFIDLQAKVACVNARTKEASYRFLEGRQSILTMLVVCVLLLSASLIGHYGFGSFGAESRSSVELLPRCAACSPGVSSVRVVYPPFIQHWGQGQRGEKLLAVEVQATPLDS